AGCCACAGGAGACCCTGGGGCGCCGCACCCCTTCTGGCTTTCCTGGACCCCTTCATATCCTCCAGACCGGCAACAGCAACATCAAACCTGCCCAAGATGGAGACTGAAGCTGTGCGTGACGGGCCCAGTGACGTGGAGGCCGAGAACGAGAGAGAATGGACAGACGAAGGTGTGCCTGACCGCTCGAGTGTGGCGAGAGGCCGCGTGAACGAGAGCACACCTGAGGGATCGAGTGTGGCGAGAGGCCGTGTGAACGAGAGTGCGTCTGATGTGACGGTTGTGGTGAGCGAGAGGGTGAATGAGAATGCGGCTGAGGGGCCGAGCACTTTGAAGAAGAGGATAAGGGTGAGTGCGCATGACAGAACAGGTGCGGATTCAGAGCGAGGGCTAGGGGGGCTTCTGGGCAGGAAGCGAAAGGTGGGAGGGAGAGACGTTCTCAGCGAGTTTGAGGCCAACCTCCTGCTGGCCCTCGAGAAGATGaaaactcctcctcctcctgcccccgtCCAGGATGAAGATGAGCTCTTTCTACTGAGCCTTCTGCCAGCGCTGCGCAGGCTGGACATCAGGGACAAGGCACGAGTGAAACTGGACATACATCGCCTCGTTTACCAAGCGGAATTTCAGCTGTCACAAGGCACGAGTGAAACTGGACCTACATCGCCTCATTTAAGCGGAATTTCAGCTGTCACAAGGCACGAGTGAAACTGGACCTACATCGCCTCATTTAAGCAGAATTTCAGCTGTCACAAGGCACGAGTGAAACTGGACCTACATCGCCTCGTTTGCGGAAATTCCTTGTAAGTAACAGGAAGGCTACACTGGGTGCGTAACTAAAGCGCTCCGTTCGCGATGCGTAAAAAtaattttagaagactggtttatttttttgaacgTGCGCGGCTGCGCGCCGTTGCCACGTCTGGTGTAGTCCATTCAAGTGATCATAGGGGTTGCAACAGACGTAACGCGAAAGGAACGATTCAGTTATGCAGCCGGTGTAGCCCCACTGTTAATAGACCTTTTTCGCAGCAgccattttgacatgaaatgGGATGATGGGAAATGGCTGATGGGAAATGGTACGGCAAGCACAGGTGTAACGTGTCTGTGAACATGGCTGGGAAATGGTATGGCAAGCACAGGTGTAACGTGTCTGTGAACATGGCTGGGAAATGGTATGGCAAGCACAGGTGTAACGTGTCTGTGAACATGGCTGGGAAATGGTATGGCAAGCACAGGTGTAACGTGTCTGTGAACATGGCTGGGAAATGGTATGGCAAGCACAGGTGTAACGTGTCTGTGAACATGGCTGGGAAATGGTACGGCAAGCACAGGTGTAATGTGTCTGTGAACATGGCTGGGAAATGGTATGGCAAGCACAGGTGTAACGTGCCTGTGAACATGGCTGATGGGACAACCAGCCCATTAGAAGCCCAATTGTACACTGACACAGTTGTGAATGTTGGCCTTAtttaaaggtgctataagcgatgttgggtaacgtcacttctgttgacgttctaacaaaacagagagctagcccgctaactcccttcccctccctccctccttaaCATGCATCTCGTCTGTTATTGGCTGGAACACTCTTTGTTACGTTTCGTGGTGCAGGTTGCatgagtttgtttttgttgccgtttgcgAGGCCTGGGCTGTATACAGAGACcgctgtttttttacagtgcttTCAGGGGGCaggccaagggggcaggcgaacgttCGGAGAGCGTAGACACTATGGGCAGATCTGAGGCTAATAGGAGACCACTTCCAGCTAGCCATTCCACTGAAGCCCTTTCAATTTGgcgccactttgacatcaaGTAACGTTAAAACTGAAGCGTTTTAAGTCTTTATATGAACCTTTTCTATTTTCAGagaaatacaacattgtgtgattggTGTTGTAACCTTGTAACTGACTTTACGGCTGAGTAATAGCATTGTTTTCGGAAAAAAAAGTATATCATGACGAAATTTACGTAATGAGCATGCGAccattatatttattatattatattattattctattctattctattatattttattatatatttgtattttgtttgaATATGGGACTGTGTCCCCTACCATCTGACTATGAGTTTACACTTATTTTACGGTCAAGTCAAATATGTGTCAACGTTGTACAAcagtaataaaataaaattgatCTATGAGGCCGAGGGTGACCCAGCCTTCATCACTGATGGCTTTCTATCTGAACAGTAGCCGTCATATCCACGATTCCCACAATTCTTAGCGATTTTACTACACAATCCCGAACTCTATCAAGCTCAACAGTGACCGCCCACCTCCACAACTATTACAagttcaaaatgtcaaaatttATAATCTCACAGTTATGCTTTATTATGTACAGTTTATGAATTTGAATCTTACAATTATGACGTTTAATTCTTTACAATCTAGTATCTTCTATCTTGTCATTTTCACTTTTaatctcataattatgacttCTGATGTCATAGTTTATGACTCCATATCTTCATAATTGTTGTGACTATATCATAGTTGTTTGCCTTCATATAAACAGCAGGAGCCCTACACACAGATGAGCTTCTCTAAACAGGAGCCCTTTGTGTTGAGAGCATCTCCCATTCCCGCTTCTGTCACCCCTACAGCACACAAGGCCTAATGAAAGAGGCGTGctttatttaaaatacaaatttatttaaaataaaatttggggcagccgtggcctactggttagcgcttcggacttgtaaccggagggttgccggtttgaatcccgaccagtaggcacggctgaagtgcccttgagcaaggcacccaacccctcactgctccccgagcgctgctgttgttgcaggcagctcactgcgccgggattagtgtgtgcttcacctcactgtgtgttcactgtgtgctgagtgtgtttcactaattcacggattgggataaatgcagagaccaaatttccctcacaggatcaaaacagTATGTAGTGCCCAATCAGGCTTACGTACAATTAAACACACAATACTTACTCAATAAACACTGTATATCTGGTTGTAGATAAAAACAACTCTTTACAATCACTTACCTGGAAAATTAAGAGACCGCTGCACatttgaatatgactgtcaactcattcgaatgacatcagaaaaatgtgcagtggtctcttcattctttatatgtatgtgggtggatgacaaataagcctgaaaaaagggatttaaaaaaacttcaaatatcatccctaaaaagtgtttatatgtgttgctGTATCTCTAAACTTGActaatatacattttttttcaaaaaaaaaaaaaaagtgaaatatatatttatatgtcaatttgtcatgttagtgcctaaaattgtcatatggtgtgacgtgaaaataatttgaaataaaatgaaaattagatacttttttctactttaatTTATGTCACTGTACATTTTAATCATGTTTGCTTTGATTTGCAACATTTCCTAGTCAAGTTATTTTGTCAAGGTGGAGAATGCTCCTAAGTGTAACCAGATATTTTAGCTTAATTCTGATATTTCTTGTAAGAACTCACTCAAAATTCTTGAGGTTCTTGCAGATACcatttcctttgtgtgctattgatgttttaatgatttttcaattataaagtctttttttgtgacattatttaatgtcacaccaaatgacatggtgtcacgccatatgatgaactgcaccactccaccatgtgtcagagcaaaacagggtttttaatgacaataaaatcattAACAATGAATTTTGAAGTCAC
The sequence above is a segment of the Alosa sapidissima isolate fAloSap1 chromosome 2, fAloSap1.pri, whole genome shotgun sequence genome. Coding sequences within it:
- the LOC121690909 gene encoding uncharacterized protein LOC121690909 gives rise to the protein MMNERLIMSVFRHPVVWNMRMEHYRERTRTNNAWKQISVELSLPEKDCRRKWRDLRDRYVRERREATEPTSGATMASHRRPWGAAPLLAFLDPFISSRPATATSNLPKMETEAVRDGPSDVEAENEREWTDEGVPDRSSVARGRVNESTPEGSSVARGRVNESASDVTVVVSERVNENAAEGPSTLKKRIRVSAHDRTGADSERGLGGLLGRKRKVGGRDVLSEFEANLLLALEKMKTPPPPAPVQDEDELFLLSLLPALRRLDIRDKARVKLDIHRLVYQAEFQLSQGTSETGPTSPHLSGISAVTRHE